Proteins encoded together in one uncultured Desulfosarcina sp. window:
- a CDS encoding DUF362 domain-containing protein has translation MSGKVYFIDMRATMKESFISKIGRLMDAAGVGAVVEKRDLTAIKVHFGEAGNSAFIRPVYLRKVVETVKRAGGVPFLTDANTLYAGTRSDAPHHLTTAVQNGFAYAVVEAPLIIADGLRGKNETVIPIHQKRFEAVYIGTDIVEADALISVAHFKGHELSGFGGTIKNLGMGCASRKGKLAQHSSLSPAVGEQCIGCGECEDHCSQSAISIVDEKARIDAEACIGCGECILICPNQAISVQWNQSIPIFLENMVEYTMGVLANKAGKALFINFITDVSPACDCLPSNDAPIVKNIGVLASTDPVAIDQASADLVNAEPALAGSQLEANREPGQDKFKGIYPKVDWEIQLEYAQKLGLGSRSYELIKL, from the coding sequence ATGAGCGGGAAAGTCTATTTTATCGACATGCGGGCGACAATGAAAGAGAGTTTCATTTCTAAGATCGGGCGGCTGATGGACGCGGCCGGTGTTGGCGCCGTGGTTGAAAAGCGGGACCTGACAGCCATCAAGGTTCATTTCGGAGAGGCCGGCAACTCGGCGTTCATCCGGCCGGTATACCTGCGCAAGGTGGTCGAAACCGTTAAACGGGCCGGAGGGGTTCCCTTTCTTACCGATGCCAACACCCTGTATGCCGGCACACGCAGCGACGCCCCTCACCACCTCACTACCGCCGTGCAAAACGGTTTTGCTTATGCTGTCGTGGAAGCGCCGCTGATTATCGCCGACGGGTTGCGTGGAAAAAACGAAACCGTAATTCCCATTCATCAGAAGCGCTTCGAGGCGGTGTATATCGGAACCGATATTGTAGAAGCCGACGCATTGATATCCGTGGCTCATTTCAAGGGGCACGAACTGTCCGGTTTTGGCGGCACCATTAAAAACCTGGGCATGGGCTGCGCTTCCCGCAAAGGCAAGCTGGCCCAGCACTCCAGTCTTTCACCGGCTGTTGGCGAACAGTGCATCGGCTGCGGAGAATGCGAAGATCACTGTTCCCAAAGCGCGATCTCCATCGTGGACGAAAAGGCCCGGATCGATGCAGAAGCGTGCATCGGCTGCGGGGAGTGCATCCTCATCTGTCCCAATCAAGCCATCTCCGTTCAGTGGAACCAGTCCATTCCGATTTTCCTGGAAAACATGGTAGAATACACCATGGGCGTGCTGGCCAACAAGGCCGGCAAGGCCCTGTTCATCAACTTTATTACCGATGTCTCCCCTGCCTGTGATTGCTTGCCGTCCAACGACGCGCCCATCGTAAAAAATATTGGAGTGCTTGCGTCCACCGATCCGGTGGCCATCGATCAGGCCTCGGCGGACCTGGTCAACGCCGAACCGGCCCTTGCCGGCAGCCAGCTGGAAGCTAACAGGGAACCGGGGCAGGACAAGTTC
- a CDS encoding aminotransferase class V-fold PLP-dependent enzyme, with amino-acid sequence MQTYPIPMVPGPVAVPESVRQAYRPPYGSGDLETEFFDLYSRTQRLLKAVLGTRDDIVIQSGEGMLALWSALKSCLVPGDRVLAVATGVFGYGIGEMAQSIGADVKTVGFGYDETINDMARIEAAIAEFKPRMITAVHCETPSGTLNPLEELGRLKHAYRVPLFYVDAVASAGGAPVLADDWHIDLCLGGAQKCLSAPPDMCFLSVSAKAWEIIEAVGYVGYDALKPFHRAVKNRFFPYTPNWQGVAALHAAAQLLLEEGLENSYNRHDGVARVCRRRLVEIGIDLFPAADAIPSPTVTAANIPEGFTWETWDRKLRQSGLVVAGSYGPLAEKVFRLGHMGTQADMELMEKALNVIAETIGSR; translated from the coding sequence ATGCAAACGTACCCCATCCCCATGGTTCCCGGTCCGGTGGCCGTTCCGGAAAGCGTTCGGCAAGCTTACCGGCCGCCTTATGGCTCCGGCGATCTGGAAACGGAATTTTTCGACCTCTACTCACGCACCCAGCGCCTGTTGAAAGCTGTTTTGGGCACCCGGGACGATATCGTGATCCAGTCCGGCGAGGGCATGCTGGCCCTGTGGAGCGCCCTGAAAAGCTGCCTGGTTCCTGGAGACCGGGTGCTGGCCGTCGCTACGGGTGTCTTCGGCTACGGCATCGGCGAGATGGCGCAGTCCATCGGCGCCGATGTCAAAACGGTCGGCTTCGGCTATGACGAAACCATCAACGACATGGCCCGCATCGAAGCGGCCATCGCCGAATTCAAGCCCCGCATGATCACGGCGGTGCATTGCGAAACACCTTCGGGAACCCTCAATCCGCTGGAGGAGCTGGGCCGTTTGAAGCATGCCTACCGGGTGCCCCTGTTCTATGTCGATGCCGTGGCTTCGGCCGGTGGTGCGCCTGTGCTGGCCGACGACTGGCACATCGATTTGTGCCTGGGCGGCGCCCAGAAATGCCTCTCGGCACCGCCGGACATGTGCTTTTTGTCGGTGAGCGCCAAGGCCTGGGAAATTATCGAAGCGGTAGGCTATGTGGGGTATGACGCCCTCAAACCCTTTCATCGGGCGGTTAAAAACCGTTTCTTCCCCTACACGCCGAACTGGCAGGGGGTGGCGGCCCTGCATGCGGCCGCCCAACTGCTTTTGGAAGAAGGGCTGGAAAACAGCTACAACCGTCATGATGGCGTTGCCCGGGTGTGTCGCCGGCGCCTGGTCGAGATAGGGATCGACCTTTTCCCGGCGGCCGACGCCATTCCCTCTCCGACGGTTACAGCCGCCAACATCCCCGAAGGATTCACTTGGGAAACCTGGGACCGGAAGCTCCGGCAGTCGGGGCTGGTGGTGGCCGGCAGTTACGGTCCGTTGGCCGAAAAAGTGTTTCGCCTGGGACACATGGGCACCCAGGCGGATATGGAATTGATGGAAAAGGCCCTGAATGTTATTGCCGAGACCATCGGAAGCCGGTAA
- a CDS encoding DUF748 domain-containing protein, whose protein sequence is MIKTSELTPRQKKIAVIAAAIGLLYILFGFIGAPFIVRNVLENKVAAAIDRRITVESVRVNPLTLSLTLRNLSVQEQDGAPFVKSDEVYANLQTSSLFKWALVLKSVRLVNPDIHLVRSGETTFNFSDIGGGKAPEKSPEEDSADSGGFALAIYDARISGGTLSIDDRVVGVSHRIEDFSLSVTDFSSRPADTDVYTLFDLAARINGASFALDGKTRPFDSKRETRAEIEIEDLAVPHYLPYVTLPENLKIHSLVVETDSEIEFRMLEGDRPELVVAGVTELNASRLTDGNDEPFFSYPRIRIDLLPSRVLTGEIRLAELDISAPEVFLKRLASGDLYLPFLAAKARKAAKTRAAEDPNGEFQPVVTIDRIDLKKGIVHFSDLSNSEPFATTITDLGLEVDNFGLNSDRTARYSLSLETEAEESVALSGTASLSPLQASGDLTVEDIQASRYLPYYQDLFAFKTVAGTLSLGGNYRFQQEDDTPRVSLAGVHFKVESLKVVDADDEDALLAVGRMEVSDTTADLQQREITVGRLALADADLSVLREKDGSLNLMKAFMPREMAAPAATEEEAMQAEPQDASEPPPAPPLVVNLNTLDVSGVKVAVEDRVPATPLKIQMSDIALSANDLSTKPDSTGKADLSLTWGKGGKIQVGGDVTVEPLTLDMAVKVQKMDIRPFQPYLSEQAGLIVTEGSFGTTGRMKLTSRADDAPSITYTGKAGLNRFASVDRKNADDFLKWDALAFDNLNVSVNPTRLSIDQVSLADFFARVIVDPDGSVNLATMFAGPEGTATPSGGTNGDPAPETANAEKPPIRISKVLLSGGDVDFSDHFIKPNFNAKFHDLAGQISGLESMAEKRADVELEGMWAKQSPVKITGQINPLIAEPYVDLNLNISDIELSPFSPYSGKYLGYVLEKGKLTFNVAYLMENHQLEGKNSIYIDQLTLGDTVDSPEAVSLPIKLAVALLKDREGNIELDLPVSGDLDDPEFKIGKVILTVLKNLIVKLVTSPFAALGSLAGGGEELSYLEFDAGQAEIVQENADKLDKLAKILFERPGLKLDIQGAVEPEADREALRVQSLENRLKAQKLEQMVAVGESAVPLEEIVLSEEERPVLLETVFTAAALPPPVDDSGNPVELTPQVMESSLLANTEVTPDQYRELANQRSFNAKNYLLESGQVERDRIFIVEPQQGAVEDRQEGPAAGRVIFSLK, encoded by the coding sequence ATGATAAAAACATCTGAATTAACCCCTCGCCAGAAAAAAATCGCCGTCATCGCCGCTGCAATCGGGCTGCTTTACATTCTTTTCGGCTTTATCGGGGCGCCGTTCATTGTACGCAATGTCCTGGAAAACAAGGTGGCCGCTGCCATCGACCGCCGGATCACGGTGGAAAGCGTACGGGTCAACCCCCTTACCCTGTCGCTGACACTGAGAAATTTATCCGTTCAGGAGCAAGACGGCGCACCCTTCGTGAAATCGGATGAGGTATACGCCAATCTGCAGACCTCTTCCCTTTTCAAATGGGCTCTGGTGCTCAAATCCGTACGGCTGGTCAATCCCGATATCCACCTGGTTCGCAGCGGGGAAACGACCTTCAATTTTTCGGATATCGGCGGCGGCAAGGCGCCGGAAAAAAGCCCGGAAGAAGATTCGGCCGATTCAGGCGGCTTTGCCCTGGCGATCTATGACGCCCGCATCAGCGGCGGCACGCTTTCCATCGACGACCGGGTGGTCGGCGTTTCCCATCGCATTGAAGATTTCAGTCTCAGCGTTACCGACTTCTCCTCCCGTCCGGCTGATACGGATGTCTACACCCTTTTCGATTTGGCGGCCCGCATCAATGGCGCTTCCTTTGCCCTGGATGGAAAAACCCGTCCCTTCGATTCGAAGCGGGAAACCCGTGCGGAAATCGAAATCGAGGACCTGGCCGTACCCCATTACCTGCCCTATGTGACGCTGCCCGAGAACCTGAAGATCCATTCCCTTGTCGTGGAAACCGACTCGGAGATCGAATTCAGGATGCTGGAGGGCGACCGGCCGGAGCTGGTGGTGGCCGGCGTTACCGAACTCAACGCGTCGCGCCTGACGGACGGAAACGACGAGCCCTTCTTCAGCTACCCCCGCATCCGGATCGACCTGCTGCCCTCCCGGGTGCTCACCGGAGAAATCCGCCTGGCCGAACTGGACATATCGGCGCCGGAGGTTTTCCTCAAGCGGCTGGCTTCCGGCGACCTGTATTTGCCCTTTCTGGCCGCCAAGGCCCGCAAGGCAGCCAAAACCCGGGCCGCCGAAGACCCCAACGGCGAATTTCAACCGGTGGTCACCATCGACCGGATCGACCTGAAAAAGGGCATTGTTCATTTCAGCGACCTGTCCAACAGCGAGCCCTTTGCCACCACGATCACCGATCTGGGCCTGGAGGTGGACAATTTCGGCCTCAACAGCGACCGCACCGCCCGATACAGCCTGTCCCTGGAAACAGAGGCCGAGGAAAGCGTTGCCCTTTCCGGCACCGCTTCGCTGTCGCCCCTTCAGGCATCGGGGGATCTGACGGTCGAGGATATCCAGGCTTCCCGGTATTTGCCGTATTACCAGGACCTTTTCGCGTTCAAGACCGTTGCGGGAACCCTCTCGCTGGGCGGCAACTACCGATTTCAGCAGGAAGACGACACCCCCCGCGTATCCCTGGCCGGCGTTCATTTCAAGGTCGAATCGCTCAAGGTGGTGGATGCTGATGATGAGGATGCGTTGCTGGCCGTCGGGCGAATGGAGGTAAGCGACACGACGGCAGACCTTCAGCAGCGCGAGATCACGGTAGGCCGCCTGGCGCTGGCCGATGCCGATCTTTCCGTCCTGCGGGAAAAGGACGGCAGCCTGAATTTGATGAAGGCCTTTATGCCCCGAGAAATGGCGGCTCCCGCCGCGACGGAGGAGGAAGCCATGCAAGCCGAACCCCAGGACGCTTCCGAACCGCCGCCGGCACCGCCTTTGGTGGTCAACCTCAACACCCTCGACGTTTCCGGTGTCAAGGTCGCCGTGGAAGACCGGGTGCCCGCAACGCCGCTCAAGATCCAGATGAGCGACATTGCCCTGTCGGCCAACGATCTGTCCACCAAGCCCGATTCCACCGGCAAGGCCGACCTCAGCCTCACATGGGGCAAGGGGGGGAAGATCCAGGTGGGCGGCGACGTTACCGTCGAACCTTTGACCCTGGATATGGCCGTCAAGGTGCAGAAGATGGATATCCGTCCCTTTCAGCCCTACCTGTCCGAGCAGGCCGGCCTCATCGTCACCGAGGGATCTTTCGGCACCACCGGCCGGATGAAGCTGACGAGCCGGGCCGACGACGCCCCATCGATCACCTATACCGGTAAAGCCGGGCTCAACCGTTTTGCCTCGGTCGACCGTAAAAACGCCGATGACTTTCTCAAATGGGACGCCCTTGCGTTCGACAATCTCAACGTGAGCGTCAACCCCACCCGGCTCTCCATCGACCAGGTCTCCCTGGCCGATTTTTTCGCCCGGGTGATCGTGGATCCGGACGGCAGCGTCAACCTGGCGACCATGTTTGCCGGCCCCGAGGGGACGGCAACGCCATCCGGCGGCACGAACGGCGATCCGGCGCCGGAAACCGCCAATGCTGAAAAACCGCCCATTCGCATCAGTAAGGTATTGTTGAGCGGCGGGGATGTGGATTTCTCCGACCATTTCATCAAACCCAATTTCAACGCCAAATTCCACGATCTGGCAGGCCAGATCTCCGGGCTTGAATCCATGGCCGAAAAACGGGCCGATGTAGAGCTGGAGGGCATGTGGGCCAAACAATCCCCGGTAAAAATCACCGGTCAGATCAACCCGTTGATTGCCGAGCCCTATGTGGATCTGAACCTGAACATTTCCGACATCGAGCTGAGCCCCTTTTCGCCCTACTCCGGCAAATACCTGGGCTATGTCCTCGAGAAGGGCAAGCTGACCTTCAACGTGGCCTATCTCATGGAAAACCACCAGCTCGAAGGCAAGAACAGCATCTATATCGACCAGCTCACCCTCGGAGACACCGTGGACAGTCCGGAGGCGGTAAGCCTGCCCATCAAGCTGGCCGTGGCCCTGCTCAAGGACCGCGAGGGCAACATCGAGCTGGACCTGCCGGTCAGTGGCGACCTGGATGATCCCGAGTTCAAGATCGGCAAGGTGATCCTGACCGTTTTGAAAAATCTCATCGTCAAGCTGGTCACCTCGCCCTTCGCCGCCCTGGGCTCCCTGGCCGGAGGCGGTGAGGAGTTGAGCTACCTGGAATTCGATGCCGGCCAAGCGGAAATTGTTCAGGAAAATGCCGATAAATTGGACAAACTGGCAAAAATCCTCTTCGAACGGCCGGGGCTGAAGCTCGATATCCAGGGCGCTGTCGAACCCGAGGCGGACCGCGAGGCCTTGCGCGTCCAATCACTGGAAAACCGGCTTAAAGCCCAAAAGCTGGAACAGATGGTCGCGGTGGGTGAAAGCGCCGTGCCCTTGGAAGAGATTGTCCTGAGTGAAGAGGAGCGGCCGGTTCTACTGGAAACGGTGTTCACCGCCGCCGCCCTTCCTCCGCCCGTGGACGACAGCGGCAACCCGGTCGAACTGACGCCGCAAGTCATGGAATCGTCGTTGCTGGCGAACACCGAGGTCACCCCGGACCAATACCGCGAACTGGCCAACCAGCGGTCCTTCAATGCCAAAAACTACCTGCTGGAATCGGGGCAGGTGGAGCGGGATCGGATTTTCATCGTGGAACCCCAACAAGGGGCTGTGGAAGATCGACAGGAAGGTCCGGCAGCCGGACGGGTAATTTTCAGCCTTAAATAG
- a CDS encoding ISNCY family transposase: MREKQQKQMPLISLPTGHPREVELEMISKILDKTPNIYDHVLQDLNGGLKIERQRTGANGMSAEQVTRAAIVMKLFNFTYEDLAFHISDSRSLRRFCRIGIFDKGFKKSALNENIKRICPETWELISLDLLAYAKDNNIEKGRTTRVDCTVVESNIHPPCDSMQLYDAVRVLARLLTQARDDFKIKIVFTDHRRRAKRRMTAIQYAKGKKQRLSPYKDLLKVTQKSIGYAIKAEETIGGICTTNFELLGLLNSIKHYSDLARQVYDQTYRRVIQGESVSADQKVFSIFEEHTDIIIKDRRDNHYGHKICLTGGASNLILDCVVLEGNPADSTLVEQMLDRQKSAYGRYPLKVALDGGFASKGNLNTAKAKGVKDVCFAKKRGLEEIDMCRSHYVYKKLRQFRAGIESGISWLKRSFGLTRCTWKGFRSFKSYVLSSVVAANLLTIARKQLAPAG, from the coding sequence ATGCGCGAGAAACAACAAAAACAAATGCCGCTGATAAGTCTCCCCACGGGTCATCCCAGAGAAGTAGAACTGGAGATGATCAGCAAAATCCTGGACAAGACTCCTAACATTTACGATCATGTTCTGCAAGACCTCAACGGTGGCCTCAAGATAGAACGTCAACGAACCGGGGCCAACGGTATGAGTGCCGAGCAGGTGACCCGCGCCGCGATTGTGATGAAGCTTTTCAACTTCACCTATGAAGACCTCGCCTTTCATATTTCCGATTCCAGATCGCTCAGACGGTTTTGCAGAATCGGTATTTTCGATAAGGGCTTCAAGAAATCCGCCCTGAATGAAAATATCAAAAGGATCTGCCCTGAGACCTGGGAGCTTATTTCCCTGGACCTGTTGGCATATGCGAAGGACAACAACATCGAAAAAGGCAGAACGACCCGAGTCGATTGTACCGTCGTCGAGAGCAACATCCACCCTCCTTGCGATTCCATGCAGTTGTATGACGCTGTGCGCGTGCTCGCGCGGTTGTTGACTCAAGCCCGGGATGACTTCAAAATTAAAATCGTTTTCACGGATCATCGTCGCCGTGCAAAAAGGCGGATGACCGCCATCCAATACGCAAAAGGGAAAAAGCAACGACTGTCTCCGTATAAAGACCTGCTCAAGGTCACCCAAAAGTCCATCGGTTACGCGATCAAAGCCGAAGAAACGATAGGCGGAATCTGCACAACCAATTTTGAATTGCTTGGCTTATTGAACAGCATCAAACATTACAGCGATTTGGCCCGTCAGGTCTACGACCAGACCTATCGCCGGGTTATTCAAGGCGAAAGCGTATCGGCCGACCAGAAGGTATTCTCGATTTTCGAGGAACACACGGACATCATCATCAAAGACCGCCGGGATAACCATTATGGCCATAAGATTTGCCTGACCGGTGGAGCCTCGAACCTTATCCTCGATTGTGTCGTTCTTGAGGGCAATCCCGCAGATAGCACACTGGTTGAACAGATGCTGGATCGCCAGAAATCGGCTTACGGACGCTACCCGCTGAAAGTTGCCCTGGACGGTGGCTTTGCATCCAAAGGCAATCTGAACACGGCCAAGGCCAAAGGCGTCAAAGATGTCTGCTTTGCCAAAAAACGGGGTCTTGAAGAGATTGACATGTGTCGCAGTCACTATGTTTACAAAAAGCTCAGACAGTTCCGTGCCGGTATCGAATCGGGCATATCCTGGCTCAAACGCAGTTTCGGCTTGACCCGGTGCACGTGGAAAGGTTTTCGTTCTTTTAAAAGCTACGTGCTTTCGTCGGTGGTCGCGGCCAACCTGCTGACGATCGCTCGAAAGCAATTGGCTCCTGCTGGATAA
- a CDS encoding PAS domain S-box protein has protein sequence MIKNKTSKQNEPAKFLSSPAYGSLLPNEERYRTILDGIEDSYLEVDLGGNFQFFNRAFCKMLGYPENELKGRNNREFVDSRNAEKVFKIFNQVYRTGKAAKGVAWEFRRKDGSIKVIEATVSLVTDSRGEPIGFRGIGRDITELKKMLTSLRQAKEHNETILKSIQSGLIVIDAKTHTILDINPAAADMIGAKPEEILGSVCHRFLCPEAQGNCPLTEMGEMVNNTEALLLRTDGSQTEILKSVSRAILNERECFIESFIDISDRKRAEEAVQAYQERFRIFFSSLNDAIFVHPLQEKGFAPFIEVNNIACQRYGYSRDEFLKLTAQDITKKIDVEQHATPEHRKMLLETKHQVFEAIHIKKSGEAFPVEINANIVEQYGRPVIIAVVRDVTERKQAEQEKAKIETQYRQAQKVEAIGRLAGGVAHDLNNLLTPIIGYGELLLEGLGPDDERHEFLHQIVRAGNSAKDLVHQLLAFGRKQTLEYKTADLNEIVEAFNGLLKRTIREDIDIDVILAPDIPAIKADIGQIEQVIMNLSVNAQDAMPKGGRLTLKTGMAELDERDTAKRPGSRAGLYTKLTICDTGCGMDEKIQEQIFEPFYSTKGTQGTGLGLATVYGIVKQHGGNIWVESQPGKGTAFEVLLPASEDVPVEKHARKIPASGHKGSETILLVEDSDTVRLLSHRILDRLGYTILVAENGPEALKTLSSFDGSVDLLLTDVVMPDMNGKDLFAKVAEKYPNIRVLYMSGYTDSVIAHHGVLDDGVQLIQKPFSVEALSGKVREVLDRS, from the coding sequence ATGATAAAAAACAAGACGTCCAAGCAAAATGAACCAGCGAAGTTTTTGTCTTCACCGGCCTACGGCTCGTTGCTCCCTAATGAAGAGCGATATCGAACGATTTTAGACGGTATAGAGGACAGCTATCTGGAGGTCGATCTCGGCGGTAACTTTCAGTTTTTCAACAGAGCCTTCTGCAAGATGCTGGGTTACCCCGAGAACGAACTGAAAGGGAGGAACAATCGCGAGTTTGTCGATAGTCGCAACGCCGAAAAGGTATTTAAAATTTTTAACCAGGTATACAGGACCGGAAAAGCCGCAAAAGGGGTCGCTTGGGAGTTTAGAAGAAAAGATGGGTCCATAAAAGTTATCGAAGCTACGGTATCCCTGGTAACCGACTCCCGGGGAGAACCCATTGGATTCCGGGGTATTGGCCGCGATATCACGGAACTCAAGAAGATGTTGACATCTCTTCGTCAGGCGAAAGAGCATAACGAAACAATTCTGAAGTCGATTCAGAGTGGATTGATCGTAATCGATGCAAAAACGCACACGATTTTGGATATCAATCCAGCGGCCGCGGATATGATCGGCGCAAAACCAGAAGAGATTCTCGGGAGTGTTTGCCATCGGTTCCTTTGTCCGGAGGCGCAGGGAAATTGCCCCCTCACGGAGATGGGTGAGATGGTGAACAACACCGAAGCGTTGCTGTTGAGAACCGATGGAAGTCAGACAGAAATACTCAAATCCGTTTCCAGAGCGATATTAAACGAACGGGAGTGTTTTATTGAAAGCTTTATCGACATTTCAGATCGCAAGCGGGCCGAGGAGGCGGTGCAGGCCTATCAAGAGCGGTTCAGAATTTTTTTCAGTTCTCTCAATGACGCCATTTTCGTACACCCTCTTCAGGAAAAGGGCTTTGCTCCGTTCATCGAAGTCAACAATATCGCCTGCCAGCGGTACGGATATTCAAGGGACGAATTTCTCAAGCTAACGGCTCAGGACATCACGAAAAAAATAGATGTTGAGCAGCATGCAACTCCCGAGCATAGAAAAATGCTGCTTGAAACAAAACACCAGGTCTTCGAGGCGATCCACATCAAGAAATCCGGAGAAGCGTTTCCGGTTGAAATAAACGCAAACATCGTTGAGCAGTACGGGAGACCCGTAATTATAGCCGTTGTCCGTGACGTCACCGAACGAAAACAGGCAGAACAGGAAAAGGCTAAGATCGAAACCCAATACCGGCAAGCCCAGAAAGTAGAAGCCATTGGACGGCTGGCGGGCGGGGTTGCGCATGATTTAAACAACCTGCTTACGCCAATTATCGGCTACGGCGAACTACTGTTGGAGGGGCTCGGTCCTGATGACGAGAGACATGAGTTTTTGCATCAGATCGTCAGAGCCGGAAACAGTGCCAAGGATTTGGTTCACCAGCTTCTGGCTTTTGGCCGCAAACAGACCCTGGAGTACAAGACGGCGGATTTGAACGAGATTGTCGAAGCATTTAATGGGCTGCTAAAGCGAACGATTCGGGAAGACATCGACATCGATGTCATTCTTGCCCCTGATATCCCTGCCATCAAGGCGGACATCGGACAGATTGAGCAAGTAATTATGAACCTGTCTGTAAATGCCCAGGATGCGATGCCAAAAGGCGGCAGGCTGACATTGAAAACGGGAATGGCGGAGTTGGACGAGCGCGATACGGCGAAACGACCCGGTTCCCGGGCGGGGTTGTACACCAAACTGACGATATGTGACACCGGCTGTGGAATGGATGAAAAAATTCAGGAACAGATCTTCGAACCGTTTTATTCGACCAAAGGAACCCAGGGAACCGGTCTGGGACTGGCGACCGTTTATGGCATCGTAAAGCAGCACGGAGGAAACATTTGGGTTGAAAGCCAACCGGGAAAAGGCACCGCTTTCGAAGTTCTTTTGCCGGCCTCGGAAGACGTCCCTGTTGAAAAGCACGCAAGGAAAATCCCGGCCAGCGGGCATAAAGGTTCCGAAACCATTTTACTTGTTGAAGACAGCGATACGGTGCGTTTGCTTAGCCATAGGATTCTTGATCGGCTGGGATACACGATTCTTGTGGCGGAAAACGGTCCCGAAGCGTTGAAAACCCTTTCTTCGTTCGACGGTTCCGTGGATTTGCTGCTAACCGATGTGGTCATGCCCGATATGAACGGAAAAGACCTCTTCGCCAAAGTCGCCGAAAAATACCCAAACATTCGGGTTCTCTACATGTCGGGCTATACCGATAGTGTGATTGCCCACCACGGGGTCCTGGATGACGGCGTGCAATTGATACAAAAACCCTTCAGTGTCGAGGCCTTGTCCGGCAAAGTAAGAGAGGTGCTGGATAGATCGTGA
- a CDS encoding EI24 domain-containing protein: protein MNFFSGIKYNLKGLWMGVRTPRLLLLGLLRFVVVAVLTIGLSGVVLAKHADILALLWQQPESPWIVWIWYLASWLLTLLLMGVSAVAAYLLAQVLFAVLIMDWMSRITERLVTGQAAAAPEATLLTQMGFLIRQEVPRNIIPVVLTLLIMVLGWFTPLGPVLTFIGPLTAVIFLAWDNTDLIPARNLIPFGRRFKSLGKTFLFHLGFGLPFLVPVLNLLFLSFAPVGATLYHLDQQGNAGNKSTNSSA from the coding sequence ATGAATTTTTTTTCAGGCATCAAGTATAATCTGAAGGGGTTGTGGATGGGGGTCCGGACCCCCCGGCTATTGCTGCTGGGGCTTTTACGTTTCGTCGTCGTGGCTGTTTTGACGATCGGGCTTTCCGGCGTGGTTCTGGCCAAGCATGCGGACATCCTGGCCCTTTTGTGGCAGCAGCCCGAAAGCCCCTGGATCGTCTGGATCTGGTACCTGGCCTCCTGGCTGCTGACCCTGCTGCTTATGGGCGTGTCGGCGGTGGCGGCCTATCTGCTGGCCCAGGTGCTCTTTGCCGTGCTGATCATGGATTGGATGTCGCGCATCACCGAACGACTGGTCACCGGCCAGGCTGCCGCGGCGCCTGAGGCGACCCTGTTGACCCAGATGGGGTTTCTGATCCGCCAGGAGGTTCCCCGCAATATCATACCGGTTGTGCTCACCCTGCTGATCATGGTGCTGGGATGGTTCACCCCCCTGGGACCGGTTCTGACCTTCATCGGCCCGTTGACGGCGGTGATCTTTCTGGCCTGGGACAACACCGACCTCATCCCCGCCCGCAACCTGATCCCCTTCGGCCGACGCTTCAAGTCGCTGGGCAAGACCTTTTTGTTTCACCTGGGGTTCGGCCTGCCGTTTCTCGTTCCCGTATTGAACCTGCTTTTTCTCAGCTTCGCGCCGGTGGGGGCGACCCTGTATCATCTTGATCAGCAGGGGAATGCGGGGAATAAGAGCACGAATTCCTCGGCGTAA